From Canis lupus baileyi chromosome 16, mCanLup2.hap1, whole genome shotgun sequence, a single genomic window includes:
- the LOC140606097 gene encoding olfactory receptor-like protein DTMT, which yields MKMGNRTVISEFILLGLPIDPDQRDLFYALFLAMYVTTVLGNLLIIVLIHLDSHLHTPMYLFLSNLSFSDLCFSSVTMPKLLQNMQSQVPSIPYAGCLTQMYFFLFFADLESFLLVAMAYDRYVAICFPLHYTTIMSPKLCFSLLVLSWVLTMFHAVLHTLLMARLCFCANTIPHFFCDMSALLKLACSDTQVNELVIFIMGGLILVIPFLLIITSYARIVSSILKVPSAIGICKVFSTCGSHLSVVSLFYGTVIGLYLCPSANNSTVKETIMAMMYTVVTPMLNPFIYSLRNKDMKGALRRVICRKKITFSV from the coding sequence ATGAAAATGGGCAACCGAACTGTCATCTCAGAATTCATCCTGCTGGGCCTGCCCATTGATCCAGATCAGCGAGACCTGTTCTACGCCCTGTTTCTGGCCATGTACGTTACCACCGTCCTGGGGAACCTACTCATCATTGTCCTCATTCACCTGGACTCGCACCTCCACACACCCATGTATTTGTTTCTCAGCAATTTATCcttctctgacctctgcttctcttctgtcaCAATGCCCAAGTTGCTGCAGAACATGCAGAGCCAAGTCCCGTCCATCCCCTATGCTGGCTGCCTGACCCAAATgtacttcttcctgttttttgCAGACCTGGAGAGCTTCCTCCTGGTGgccatggcctatgaccgctatgtggccatctgcttCCCCCTACACTACACCACCATCATGAGCCCCAAGCTCTGTTTCTCCCTGTTGGTGCTGTCATGGGTGCTGACCATGTTCCATGCTGTATTACACACTCTGTTAATGGCCAGATTGTGTTTTTGTGCCAACACAATCCCCCACTTTTTCTGTGATATGTCTGCTCTGCTGAAGCTGGCCTGCTCTGACACTCAAGTTAATGAGTTGGTGATATTTATCATGGGAGGGCTCATTCTCGTGATCCCATTCCTGCTCATCATCACGTCTTATGCACGGATTGTGTCCTCCATCCTCAAGGTTCCTTCTGCCATAGGCATCTGCAAGGTCTTCTCCACCTGTGGCTCCCACCTCTCAGTGGTGTCTCTCTTCTATGGGACAGTTATTGGTCTCTATTTATGCCCATCAGCTAATAATTCTACTGTTAAGGAGACTATCATGGCTATGATGTACACTGTGGTCACCCCCATGCTGAACCCCTTCATCTACAGCCTGAGGAATAAAGACATGAAGGGAGCCCTGAGAAGAGTCATTTGTAGAAAGAAAATTACCTTCTCTGTGTGA